Proteins from a single region of Limosilactobacillus fermentum:
- the purL gene encoding phosphoribosylformylglycinamidine synthase subunit PurL produces the protein MKQALTPEQIKEQKPYLDWSLSEREYDYISEKLLGRLPNFTETGLFSAMWSEHCSYKKSKPVLRLFPNQNDRVLQGPGEGAGVVDIDDGQAVVFKAESHNHPSTVEPYQGAATGVGGILRDIFSMGARPIASLDSLHFGELDDPKMQMKVAGTVKGIGDYGNCMGIPTVAGETTFDPCYSGNLLVNAMSVGLMDQKDIQKGKAAGIGNAVMYVGAKTGRDGIHGATFASADFSDENATQRSAVQVGDPFMEKLLLEACLELIQNHPDWLVGIQDMGAAGIVSSSAEMASEGDAGMDLDLDLVPQREPNMSAYEIMLSESQERMLLCVNKGHEDDVKKIFDFYGLEAVTIGRITEGRQYVLHHDGQVVCDIPVSSLTDDVLEETSEEQKPARILQAEQEANWQPEVTDAGATLEQLLQQSTIADKSIFFEQYDSMVRTSTVVGPGSDAGVLRVRGTKKGLAMTTDGNGRFVYLNPEVGGKMALAEAAANIVATGALPLAITDCLNYGDPNDPEIFWELHQSVSGMAEACRVFDTPVISGNVSLYNENNGQAIHPTPMVGMVGLIKDLKDLVKMAAQAAGDQVYLLGQTGDDYAGSELQKMLTGDIAGTVADFDLNHVHAMMKTLLSLMEDGKVASAHDLAEGGLGVALAETLFKTDLGMNLKLDLTKNQLFSETAGRFVVTVKKEDAAAFEAALGDDATLIGEVTNSHWLQVRLADGNLNKNVADLEQLWKEAIPCQLKSRD, from the coding sequence ATGAAGCAAGCATTAACGCCAGAACAAATTAAGGAACAAAAGCCTTACTTGGACTGGAGCCTAAGCGAGCGCGAATACGACTACATTTCAGAAAAACTCCTGGGCCGGTTGCCTAACTTCACCGAAACCGGGCTCTTCTCCGCCATGTGGAGTGAACACTGTTCCTACAAGAAGTCCAAGCCGGTCTTGCGCTTGTTCCCCAACCAAAACGACCGGGTCCTCCAGGGGCCTGGTGAAGGGGCCGGGGTCGTTGACATCGATGACGGCCAAGCGGTGGTCTTCAAGGCCGAAAGCCACAACCACCCGTCGACGGTCGAACCTTACCAGGGGGCCGCAACCGGGGTCGGGGGGATCTTGCGTGATATCTTCTCGATGGGGGCACGGCCAATTGCCAGCCTCGATTCCCTGCACTTCGGCGAACTCGACGACCCGAAGATGCAAATGAAGGTCGCCGGTACCGTTAAGGGGATTGGGGATTACGGTAACTGCATGGGGATCCCAACCGTGGCCGGGGAAACGACCTTTGACCCGTGCTACTCGGGCAACCTCTTAGTCAACGCCATGAGCGTCGGCTTGATGGACCAAAAGGACATCCAAAAGGGGAAGGCCGCCGGGATCGGCAACGCCGTGATGTACGTCGGGGCCAAGACTGGTCGTGACGGGATCCACGGGGCAACCTTTGCCTCGGCCGACTTCTCCGACGAAAACGCCACCCAGCGGTCCGCCGTGCAAGTCGGGGACCCCTTCATGGAAAAGCTGCTCTTGGAAGCCTGCTTGGAATTGATTCAAAACCACCCCGACTGGTTAGTGGGGATCCAGGACATGGGGGCGGCCGGGATCGTGTCCTCGTCCGCCGAAATGGCGAGCGAAGGGGATGCGGGGATGGACCTCGACCTCGACCTCGTTCCGCAACGCGAACCGAACATGTCGGCCTACGAAATCATGCTGTCCGAGTCCCAAGAACGGATGCTGCTGTGCGTCAACAAGGGCCACGAAGACGACGTCAAAAAGATCTTTGACTTCTACGGCCTGGAAGCCGTCACGATCGGCCGGATCACGGAGGGGCGCCAGTACGTCTTGCACCACGACGGGCAAGTCGTTTGTGACATCCCGGTTTCCAGCTTAACCGACGACGTCTTAGAAGAAACCTCCGAAGAACAAAAGCCGGCCCGGATTTTGCAGGCCGAACAAGAGGCTAACTGGCAACCGGAAGTAACAGACGCCGGGGCGACCCTGGAACAACTGCTCCAACAGTCGACGATCGCCGACAAGTCAATCTTCTTTGAACAATACGACTCGATGGTTCGGACCTCGACGGTGGTCGGCCCCGGGTCTGACGCCGGGGTCCTGCGGGTCCGCGGCACCAAGAAGGGCCTGGCGATGACGACCGACGGCAACGGCCGCTTCGTGTACCTCAACCCGGAAGTTGGGGGCAAGATGGCCCTGGCCGAAGCGGCGGCTAACATTGTCGCCACTGGGGCCCTGCCACTGGCGATCACCGACTGCTTGAACTACGGGGACCCCAACGACCCAGAAATCTTCTGGGAGCTCCACCAATCAGTGTCCGGGATGGCCGAAGCCTGCCGGGTCTTTGACACCCCGGTCATTTCCGGGAACGTTTCCTTGTACAACGAAAATAACGGCCAGGCCATTCACCCCACCCCAATGGTCGGGATGGTCGGCCTGATCAAGGACTTAAAGGACCTGGTTAAGATGGCGGCCCAAGCAGCCGGCGACCAAGTCTACCTGCTGGGCCAAACCGGTGACGACTACGCCGGTAGCGAACTGCAAAAGATGCTGACCGGCGACATCGCCGGGACGGTGGCCGACTTCGACTTAAACCACGTCCACGCCATGATGAAAACCCTGCTGTCCCTAATGGAAGACGGCAAGGTAGCGTCCGCGCACGACCTGGCCGAAGGGGGCCTGGGGGTCGCCCTAGCCGAAACGCTCTTCAAGACCGACCTGGGGATGAACCTCAAGCTCGACTTAACCAAGAACCAACTCTTTAGTGAAACCGCCGGACGCTTTGTGGTGACCGTCAAAAAAGAAGACGCTGCGGCCTTTGAGGCGGCCCTGGGCGACGACGCCACGCTGATTGGGGAAGTTACCAACAGCCACTGGCTCCAGGTACGCCTGGCGGACGGCAACCTGAACAAAAACGTTGCCGACTTAGAACAATTGTGGAAGGAGGCCATTCCGTGCCAGCTGAAATCAAGGGATTAA
- the purF gene encoding amidophosphoribosyltransferase, translating to MPAEIKGLNEECGVFGVFGAEHAASLTYMGLHTLQHRGQEGAGIVSTDYQTLYQHRDRGLLSEVFADPAELERLVGDGAIGHVRYGTSGHNSIQNVQPFLYRFHDGDIALAHNGNLTNAVTLRRQLEDEGAVFQSDSDTEILIHLIRKHIQSGFINALKQSLNEVKGGFAYLLLQKDRLIAALDPNGFRPLCIGQLENGAYVVTSETCALDIVGAKFVRDVEPGELIIIDRDGLHVDHYTTNTQLAICSMEFIYFARPDSIIHGVTVHNARKQMGRLLAREHPVDADMVIGVPNSSLSAASGYAEEAGLPYEMGLIKSQYVARTFIQPTQELRERAVQMKLSAVRGVVEGKRVIVVDDSIVRGTTSKQIVQMLRRAGAKEVHLLIASPPFRFPCFYGIDVSTRAELMAAHHTVEEMRDLIGVDSLGFLSVGSLIEAINLPNVNGAPNGGLTVAYFTGNYPTPLYDYEEGYRKSLSEQEKLARKEVTV from the coding sequence GTGCCAGCTGAAATCAAGGGATTAAATGAAGAGTGTGGGGTCTTTGGGGTCTTTGGCGCCGAACACGCCGCCAGCCTGACCTACATGGGCCTGCACACCTTACAACACCGGGGCCAAGAGGGGGCCGGAATCGTCTCCACCGACTACCAAACCCTTTACCAACACCGGGATCGTGGCCTTTTATCCGAGGTCTTTGCCGACCCGGCCGAACTGGAACGCCTAGTCGGTGACGGGGCGATTGGCCACGTCCGTTACGGGACTTCGGGGCACAACTCGATTCAAAACGTGCAACCGTTCCTCTACCGCTTCCACGATGGCGACATCGCCCTGGCCCACAACGGGAACCTGACCAACGCCGTCACCCTCCGGCGCCAATTAGAGGATGAAGGGGCGGTCTTTCAATCCGATTCCGATACCGAAATCCTGATCCACCTGATTCGCAAGCACATCCAGTCCGGCTTCATTAACGCCCTCAAGCAGAGCTTAAACGAAGTCAAGGGGGGCTTTGCCTACCTGCTTTTGCAAAAGGACCGCTTGATCGCCGCTTTGGACCCGAACGGTTTCCGGCCGCTGTGCATCGGCCAACTGGAGAACGGCGCCTACGTCGTCACCAGTGAAACCTGCGCCTTAGACATCGTCGGGGCCAAGTTCGTCCGCGACGTCGAACCCGGCGAGTTGATCATCATTGACCGAGACGGGCTCCACGTCGATCACTACACCACCAACACCCAGCTGGCAATTTGCTCGATGGAATTCATCTACTTTGCCCGGCCGGACTCGATCATCCACGGGGTAACGGTCCACAACGCCCGTAAGCAAATGGGCCGCCTGCTCGCCCGCGAACACCCGGTTGACGCCGACATGGTAATTGGGGTGCCGAACTCCTCGCTGTCGGCGGCCTCGGGTTACGCCGAAGAGGCGGGGCTCCCGTACGAAATGGGTCTGATCAAGAGCCAATACGTTGCCCGGACCTTCATCCAACCGACCCAGGAACTGCGTGAACGGGCGGTGCAAATGAAGTTGTCGGCCGTCCGCGGGGTCGTGGAAGGCAAGCGGGTGATCGTGGTCGACGACTCGATCGTGCGGGGGACGACTTCCAAGCAGATCGTCCAAATGTTACGGCGGGCCGGGGCCAAGGAGGTCCACCTGCTGATCGCCTCCCCGCCGTTTCGGTTCCCGTGCTTTTACGGTATCGACGTGTCGACGCGGGCCGAACTAATGGCCGCCCACCACACGGTCGAAGAGATGCGGGATTTGATTGGCGTCGACAGCCTCGGCTTCTTGTCGGTTGGCAGCCTGATCGAAGCCATCAACCTGCCCAACGTCAACGGGGCGCCCAATGGTGGCCTGACGGTCGCCTACTTTACCGGTAATTACCCAACGCCGCTCTACGATTACGAGGAGGGCTACCGCAAGTCACTGAGCGAACAAGAGAAACTGGCCAGAAAGGAAGTCACGGTCTAA